Proteins encoded together in one Astatotilapia calliptera chromosome 7, fAstCal1.2, whole genome shotgun sequence window:
- the LOC113024944 gene encoding uncharacterized protein LOC113024944 produces the protein MRGGGIPRAARTVVSDEIRATIIDHVINHGLSLREAGERVQPNLRRSTVASIIRTFQQTNRVRMKQLYTVPFERNSEKVKELRRQYVQRVMELEANQAPHEFIYINEAGFNLAKRRRRGRNVIGKRATVDVPGQRGANITMCAAIANAGLLLHKCQVGPYNTERLLAFLNDLHQRLVPEQGQEGENMRTFVITWDNVAFHHSQAITTWFEVHPRLVSLFLPPYSPFLNPIEEFFSAWRWKVYDHQPHDQMSLLEAMDAGSRDITVDDCQGWIRHTRRFYPRCIDLADIRCDVDENMWPNPEDRRD, from the exons ATGCGTGGTGGTGGCATTCCAAGGGCTGCAAGAACAGTAGTCAGTGATGAAATCCGTGCCACTATCattgaccatgtaatcaaccatgGTCTTTCACTAAGAGAGGCTGGTGAAAGAGTGCAGCCCAATTTGAGGCGGTCAACGGTTGCCTCCATTATACGCACCTTTCAACAAACCAACAG AGTGCggatgaagcagctctacacTGTTCCctttgagaggaacagtgagaaGGTCAAGGAGCTACGACGACAATATGTCCAG AGAGTTATGGAATTGGAGGCCAACCAGGCCCCTCATGAATTCATATACATCAATGAGGCAGGATTCAATCTGGCCAAAAGGCGTCGACGTGGACGGAATGTAATTGGAAAAAGGGCCACAGTTGATGTGCCAGGACAGAGAGGGGCAAACATTACCATGTGTGCAGCAATTGCAAATGCAGGATTACTCCTTCACAAATGTCAGGTTGGACCCTATAATACAGAGCGCTTGCTTGCCTTTCTCAATGATCTCCACCAGCGCCTGGTTCCAGAGCAGGGTCAGGAGGGTGAAAACATGAGGACCTTTGTAATTACCTGGGACAATGTGGCTTTCCATCACTCGCAAGCAATAACAACATGGTTTGAAGTCCACCCAAGACTGGTGAGTCTCTTCCTTCCACCCTATTCACCtttcctcaaccccatagaggaGTTCTTTTCTGCATGGCGGTGGAAGGTTTATGACCATCAGCCACATGACCAGATGTCCCTCCTTGAAGCCATGGATGCTGGCTCCAGGGACATCACAGTTGACGATTGCCAAGGGTGGATCCGACATACCAGGCGGTTTTATCCCAGGTGCATCGACTTGGCTGACATCAGatgtgatgttgatgaaaacatgtGGCCTAACCCTGAAGATCGCAGAGATTAG